Part of the Bacillus sp. (in: firmicutes) genome is shown below.
ATTGAAACAGAAGGTTTTTCGTATTTTCCACGTCAGGAAATATTAATACACGATATGATTACGATGTTAAACGGAGAAAATGGCGCAGGAAAAACGACATTATTAAACATGTTTCGTGTCCTTTTTGGAGCTAGAAAATTTGATAATGGACACACTCTAAAAACATTTTTTGAGCGTGATAGTATTCATGAAATTTATATAGTGGGCAAGTTTTCTAATACTGTCAATCATGGGCGTCGTCCTTTTCAAGAAATCGGTAAATGGGAGGACGATGTAACAATCGTTTGTCATCTCGTTAATGAAAAACCATTCATCAGAGAATATTTAATCTTTGACGGTGTTTTTGATTTGGAGACACATCTAAACGAAAAGCTGAATTGGCTTGACATAGGACAATACTTACACCAAATGAGTGAGGTTGGTATGCCGCGGTCTCTTTCCAATGCATTTAGCTTGTCACAAGGAAAAACTGAAAAAATACTTGAGTCATCAGAAGAAGAACTTGCTCAATACATTCTACAAATTTGCGGTGAACAAGAAAGAATCGAGCAATTTAATAAAATAAAAATTGACTTAAAGGAACAAAAAGAACAGTTTCATAGACTATGTCTTCAAAAACAACAAGAAGAAATGACCATGAATACCCTCTTGAAAAAAATTTCACGATTAAAAGAAATCAAACAGCATGAAGAAACAAAAAATATACTATCATTTAATCAACCATTGAGCTTACTTAAAACGCTAAATGAAGAGCTGAATGTAATCAATGATCAACTAGAACAACTAGAGAAAAACATAGCATCTTTGGAACAAAAAATATTTCGAAAACAGCAACAATACGATGAAATAGAACAGAGCAAGAAAGATATCCTAATACAATTACAAAATATCAATATGGAAATTGAACAGCTTCAAGCTGAAATTACGCCTATTCACATCAATCTTAATGAAATAAATAATAGCATTGGAGAAATGGAAGAATTTATTTCAAAATACGAAAAAATTGAAGTTAAAGATCTTTTCCTGTTAAAAGAAAAGAGAGACCAAATTAATATTCAACACAGAAAACAAATTACTGCAGTAACAAATGTTGCAAATGAACTTGAAATAATCAAAACTAGCATCTCACAAATTGAAAAGAATAAAAATGTAATCTATCCACCAGCCGTTCAAAAAATCACCAAATTATTAGAATCTCAAAAAATCCAATTTTTATTATTGGCAGAATATATAGAGATATCTGATCACGAGTGGAGAGGCACTGTAGAAGCATTATTAGGCAATGAACGATTTACCATTGTAGTTGATCCAAAACAGATAGTCAAAGTAATGAAAATGGCCCAGCAAATTGAATATCCATTTTGGATTTCACCTCATTTTCAGTCTGTACTACATATTGATAAGCAGTCTATCTTATCAAAAATAACGGTACTAGACGATCGCATTTCTGGCTATTTAAATAAATATTCTAAATATAAAATGGCAGCAACTATAGATGAAGCTTGGAAATGGTCAAATGATGGTCACAGCAGCATCTTAAATAAACCATATCCATATCTCGTTACTAATAGAGGCGGTAAATCAATTAAAGCAAATAATTTATACTGTGGAAAAAAAGCTTATGAAGCACAACTACATGAACTTTACGCCCAGCTTACCAAACTTGATACTACTTTTGTGAGCTTAAAAAAAGAGGAAGAAACTCTCGAAAACAACATGCAAGAAATAAACATGCAAATTAATGATCAAGAAAATCGCTTACTTCTTCCCGAAAAACAAGCAACCTTCCTAGAGCTATTAACAAATAAGGAAAAACATAAACGGGAATTATTGGAATTGAATCAAAAGGCTTCACAGAAAAAAGAACACCAACAAACCTTAATTATTGATTCACAAGAAATATTTGCGGCAATAGCAAAACTAAAAGAACAGTTGGTACAAAATAAAAATAATTTAGCAGACATGTCGGATAAAAAAGATGAACTAAATACCAAAAAGGAAAACAAAATAAAGGTTATAAACCAAAACCAACAACAGTTAACAAAGGAGCAACAAGAAATGTTGCACGATGAAGACTATTGTAGAGCATTATTTCCATATGAATATTACAAAATCGAATTAGAAAAAATTAATTCTTTAATACAACAATTATTTTCATTAGGAGAGCCAATTGAGCCTGAGATTGAAAATATTCTTATATTAGAAGAAGAATACAGAGCTCGTGCAGTTTTGCTCCAAAACAACTTAAACGAAATCACTAACAGCGAAGTGCAGCTCGAAAAACTTCAAATAAAACATTCTGAAGCACGAGAAGAATATATGTTGATGGTACAAGAGGCTTTTAAAAATGTAAAATTGTCACTTGAAAATATGGCTAAAGAAGGAAACATTCAGGCAAGTATTAATTTTTTCCCTTACGGTGAAGAAAGATGGCGAGCTGATTACAAAATTGGCTTCCATGGTAAGAAACCTATGAGTTACCGCTCAAATTCCAAACTAAGTGGCGGACAAAAGGTAGTAGCTTCGTTATTACTAACGTTAGCGACAATAAAAGCAGACGGTATTCTAAGTTTTATGATACTAGATGAACCATTTGCACATCTTGACCAACAAAATATGGAACTAGTTGGAACCTTCCTGAAAAACACAAATGCCCAATACATTATAGCAATGCCATATTCCGAAAATTTAAAGGTCGCCTATCCATTTGTTAACATGTCAATACAGCTAAAACCGAAAGAACCGAATGAAGAGGTTGCACCTTCTATTACCTACGGAGTGATTAATGATGAATATATCAAGCAAAATGCATATTTCAAACCATAAACATAGCTATTCATATACAATCATATGGGGGCCATTTCTAAAAAGAGATGGTTCCTATATTCGTGAAAAATTTAATGTTAAACGTTGTAATGAGTGTAACTATGAAAAAAGATTATTTACTGGTGATTGGGAAACATTTGGTCTAAAGTCCTTCAACAATTCTTTATCCGATTTCTTCAAGGATAAGCACGAAAAAATAGCAAAAAAAATACTAGTGGACTTACTTAAATCTAATAATAATAAAAGGTGGAGTAGCTGGAAAACTAGTTTATTGAAAACATTTAATTATGAATCCATTTACCATACAATAACTACACTAAATGAACTAGGAAT
Proteins encoded:
- a CDS encoding AAA family ATPase, with product MSSIKMPKKYLPLKLKSIETEGFSYFPRQEILIHDMITMLNGENGAGKTTLLNMFRVLFGARKFDNGHTLKTFFERDSIHEIYIVGKFSNTVNHGRRPFQEIGKWEDDVTIVCHLVNEKPFIREYLIFDGVFDLETHLNEKLNWLDIGQYLHQMSEVGMPRSLSNAFSLSQGKTEKILESSEEELAQYILQICGEQERIEQFNKIKIDLKEQKEQFHRLCLQKQQEEMTMNTLLKKISRLKEIKQHEETKNILSFNQPLSLLKTLNEELNVINDQLEQLEKNIASLEQKIFRKQQQYDEIEQSKKDILIQLQNINMEIEQLQAEITPIHINLNEINNSIGEMEEFISKYEKIEVKDLFLLKEKRDQINIQHRKQITAVTNVANELEIIKTSISQIEKNKNVIYPPAVQKITKLLESQKIQFLLLAEYIEISDHEWRGTVEALLGNERFTIVVDPKQIVKVMKMAQQIEYPFWISPHFQSVLHIDKQSILSKITVLDDRISGYLNKYSKYKMAATIDEAWKWSNDGHSSILNKPYPYLVTNRGGKSIKANNLYCGKKAYEAQLHELYAQLTKLDTTFVSLKKEEETLENNMQEINMQINDQENRLLLPEKQATFLELLTNKEKHKRELLELNQKASQKKEHQQTLIIDSQEIFAAIAKLKEQLVQNKNNLADMSDKKDELNTKKENKIKVINQNQQQLTKEQQEMLHDEDYCRALFPYEYYKIELEKINSLIQQLFSLGEPIEPEIENILILEEEYRARAVLLQNNLNEITNSEVQLEKLQIKHSEAREEYMLMVQEAFKNVKLSLENMAKEGNIQASINFFPYGEERWRADYKIGFHGKKPMSYRSNSKLSGGQKVVASLLLTLATIKADGILSFMILDEPFAHLDQQNMELVGTFLKNTNAQYIIAMPYSENLKVAYPFVNMSIQLKPKEPNEEVAPSITYGVINDEYIKQNAYFKP